The Treponema primitia ZAS-1 genome window below encodes:
- a CDS encoding carbohydrate ABC transporter permease, with protein MAKILRKRNYDAVGKTQEILMLLPMFIGFLMFVVYPILWVLRWALYDYGGYGAPIYIGFENFIRALTRDNKFWLALINTFYLAVMKLVIELPLALALAFFVNKKVKGSSFFRVVFFLPTVFSVAVIGLVFTILFSAYNGMVNAFLSFLGLIKENINWFGTRFMSLNVVLVVSIWSTFGLNMIYFLMGLQNIPKELYECSMLDGASGLKQFFYITIPLLAPVMQVIILLSLLGTMKITDLLLVMTNGQPGGQTEAVMTYIFKFFFGYGSNSARMSYGYGSALSIITAVILGILTVIYLKNSQKMKDV; from the coding sequence ATGGCTAAAATTTTACGAAAGCGGAATTATGATGCGGTTGGTAAAACCCAGGAAATCCTCATGCTGCTCCCTATGTTTATTGGTTTTCTTATGTTTGTGGTCTATCCGATATTATGGGTGCTCCGGTGGGCATTGTATGATTACGGCGGCTACGGGGCTCCCATCTATATTGGATTTGAAAATTTCATCCGGGCTCTTACCAGGGACAATAAATTTTGGTTAGCCCTGATCAATACATTTTACCTTGCCGTGATGAAACTGGTTATTGAGTTACCACTTGCCCTGGCATTGGCTTTTTTTGTGAATAAAAAAGTAAAGGGCAGTTCTTTTTTCCGTGTTGTATTTTTTCTACCTACCGTATTTAGCGTTGCGGTTATCGGCCTTGTTTTTACGATCTTGTTCAGCGCCTATAACGGTATGGTAAATGCTTTTTTGTCATTTCTGGGATTAATAAAAGAAAATATTAACTGGTTCGGCACCCGCTTTATGTCGTTAAACGTAGTGTTGGTGGTTTCAATCTGGTCAACTTTCGGCCTTAACATGATATATTTTCTTATGGGGCTTCAGAATATTCCCAAAGAACTTTATGAATGCTCCATGCTCGACGGCGCTTCCGGCCTAAAACAGTTTTTCTATATAACTATTCCGTTGTTGGCCCCGGTAATGCAAGTTATTATATTACTCAGCCTGCTCGGTACTATGAAAATAACCGATTTACTGCTGGTTATGACCAACGGGCAGCCCGGAGGCCAGACCGAAGCAGTGATGACCTATATTTTTAAATTTTTCTTCGGATACGGCAGTAATAGCGCCAGAATGTCCTATGGGTATGGCTCCGCATTGTCAATAATTACTGCGGTAATTTTGGGGATTTTAACGGTCATATATCTTAAAAACTCACAAAAAATGAAGGATGTTTAG